Proteins from a single region of Paenibacillus sp. BIHB 4019:
- a CDS encoding PolC-type DNA polymerase III: MSQTDNKRQRFELLLQQSELPQEMIQSFFQDGYIDQVVVAKNNRKWTFCIRKTSLVPYKAYSGLCQAVKQKFAHIADTSFQFIYDEQLSSEELAREYWPLFKEWAQQEIASVNGWLLKATITTEGDVITLLMLDEMGLELARKKRMDEEITRFYERQFSRSYKVKLAVGEAKAEVYEEFEQRRVAEEREVIQQIMASAAAEELGDDGEPPARLAVGYDIREEPVPLMNIREEEKKITVQGAVFGLDKKELRNGSTLFTFNLTDFSDSLSLKMFAKTKDDVKVLDLLSNGKWVKARGRVEYDRFMQEPELVMMPNDLHEVHAPADRKDNAEEKRVEFHLHTTMSAMDAVAPIDAYVKMAAKWGHKAMAVTDHSNVQCYPEAAKAAKKNGIQLLFGLEANVVNDAVPMVLNPREQPLAGSEYIVFDIETTGLSVINNKIIELAGVKMKDGKEVATFATFINPHEKIPYHIQQLTNINDEMVQDAPELEPKLREFIEFIGDTVLVAHNARFDIGFLQANCKSLGLPEIKNPVLDTLELARFLHPSLKNHRLNTLSAKYKISLENHHRAIDDSIALGGVLFGLIGDAAERNVTGLHQLNDYVGIDLSNSRPFHCCIYALNAVGKKNLYKLVSLSHTQHFKRVASIPRTKLVELREGLLVISGCEKGEFYETVLNKSYEEAVEVARFYDVLEIQPIDFYMHLVDKGLVGSRAEIEQAHRRVCQIADELGKPVIATGNVHYLNPRDKLFRDIAIHGITGFSPLKDMRKPDAHFRTTDEMLKEFAFLGEARAYEVVVTNTVQLAERFEPFDLFPPELFTPIMEGAEEEIRTTCYNTAKGFYGEDLPQVVIDRLEKELVPIIKFGFSANYLISERLVKKSNEDGYLVGSRGSVGSSVVATFLGISEVNPLPAHYMCINPACKHSEWFLDGSIPSGFDLPNKTCPKCGEPLKGEGQDIPFETFLGFKGDKVPDIDLNFSGEYQPIAHNYTKVLFGEKAVFRAGTIGTVAEKTGFGFAKKYEEANGKKWRGAELSRLAAGVTGVKRSTGQHPGGIVVVPDYIEVEDVTPVQYPADDVNAEWKTTHFDYHAFETNLLKLDILGHDDPTMMRMLQDLTDVDPTTIPMNDPKVMSMFNSTKALDVSPEKIRTPVATYGVPEMGTKFVRQMLQETQPSSFADLLQISGLSHGTGVWLGNAQELIKKGTCNIKTVIGCRDDIMLYLIYKAGMDAGLAFKITESVRKGKGLSDEWIEEMKRCKVPQWYIDSCLRIEYMFPKAHAAAYVISAVRTAYFKLYYPIAYYATYFTVRAEDFDLEILCQGYDAIKRKLIEIEEKGFAALPKEKASISLLEMALEMTARGFSFKPIDLYRSDATKFQVDGDSLVPPFAAIPGIGENAARNIAASRNDGEYLSIEDFQQRSKASKTIVEVLNGMGCFRGLPESNQLSLF, from the coding sequence ATGAGCCAAACCGACAACAAAAGGCAGCGCTTTGAGCTGCTGCTGCAGCAGTCGGAATTACCGCAGGAAATGATACAATCCTTTTTTCAGGATGGTTATATAGATCAGGTTGTAGTCGCCAAAAACAACCGCAAATGGACGTTTTGCATACGCAAAACGTCTTTGGTTCCTTATAAGGCCTATAGTGGATTATGCCAAGCGGTCAAGCAAAAGTTTGCCCATATTGCCGATACCTCTTTCCAATTTATATACGATGAGCAGCTTTCTTCAGAAGAGCTTGCTCGCGAATATTGGCCGCTGTTCAAAGAGTGGGCGCAGCAGGAAATTGCTTCGGTTAACGGTTGGCTTCTCAAAGCGACAATCACGACGGAAGGCGATGTAATTACGCTGCTGATGCTGGACGAAATGGGGCTGGAACTGGCACGCAAAAAGCGGATGGATGAAGAAATTACCCGCTTTTATGAGCGGCAATTCAGCCGAAGCTACAAAGTAAAGCTTGCTGTTGGCGAAGCTAAAGCAGAAGTTTACGAAGAGTTTGAGCAGCGGCGGGTAGCGGAGGAACGCGAGGTCATTCAGCAAATTATGGCTAGCGCCGCAGCTGAGGAATTGGGCGATGATGGCGAGCCTCCGGCAAGACTGGCGGTCGGATACGACATTCGCGAAGAGCCGGTTCCATTGATGAACATTCGCGAGGAAGAGAAGAAAATAACGGTGCAAGGCGCCGTATTCGGTCTGGATAAGAAGGAGCTGCGCAACGGAAGCACGCTCTTTACCTTCAACTTGACCGATTTCTCCGATTCCTTGTCCCTAAAAATGTTTGCCAAAACAAAAGATGATGTCAAAGTGCTGGATCTATTGTCCAACGGCAAATGGGTGAAGGCGCGAGGCAGAGTCGAATATGACCGCTTTATGCAGGAGCCGGAGCTTGTTATGATGCCGAATGATTTGCATGAGGTTCATGCACCAGCAGACCGCAAAGACAATGCGGAGGAGAAACGGGTAGAGTTTCATCTGCATACGACGATGAGCGCGATGGATGCGGTGGCTCCCATTGATGCTTATGTAAAGATGGCAGCCAAATGGGGACATAAAGCAATGGCGGTCACTGACCATAGCAATGTGCAATGTTACCCGGAAGCAGCGAAAGCAGCGAAAAAGAACGGCATTCAGCTATTATTCGGCCTAGAGGCTAACGTGGTAAATGATGCGGTTCCGATGGTGCTTAATCCGCGGGAGCAGCCGCTTGCCGGCTCCGAATACATCGTTTTCGATATCGAGACGACGGGACTTTCGGTCATTAACAACAAAATTATCGAGCTTGCCGGCGTGAAAATGAAAGATGGCAAAGAAGTGGCGACATTCGCCACCTTCATTAATCCGCATGAGAAAATTCCTTATCATATTCAGCAATTGACGAATATTAATGATGAAATGGTACAGGATGCGCCGGAGCTTGAGCCAAAGCTGCGTGAATTCATTGAATTTATTGGCGATACCGTACTCGTTGCCCACAATGCCCGTTTTGATATCGGGTTTTTGCAAGCAAACTGTAAATCGCTTGGCCTGCCGGAAATTAAAAACCCGGTGCTTGACACGTTGGAGCTGGCGAGATTTTTGCATCCAAGCTTGAAAAACCATCGTCTTAATACGCTGTCAGCTAAATACAAAATCAGCCTGGAAAACCATCACCGTGCGATTGACGACTCCATCGCCTTGGGCGGTGTATTGTTCGGCTTGATCGGCGATGCGGCTGAACGCAATGTGACAGGCCTGCATCAATTAAATGACTATGTCGGCATCGATTTATCGAACAGCCGCCCGTTTCACTGCTGTATTTATGCATTGAACGCGGTCGGCAAGAAAAATTTATATAAGCTCGTATCGCTTTCCCATACCCAGCATTTTAAACGGGTAGCAAGCATTCCGCGGACGAAGCTTGTGGAGCTGCGCGAAGGGCTGCTCGTCATATCAGGATGCGAAAAAGGCGAGTTTTACGAAACGGTGCTGAACAAGTCCTATGAGGAAGCTGTGGAAGTCGCGCGTTTCTATGATGTACTGGAAATTCAGCCGATTGATTTTTACATGCATTTGGTGGACAAAGGGCTCGTTGGCAGCCGGGCCGAAATCGAGCAAGCACACCGCCGCGTGTGCCAAATTGCGGATGAGCTGGGCAAGCCGGTTATTGCGACAGGCAATGTCCATTATTTGAATCCACGGGATAAGCTGTTCCGCGATATTGCGATCCATGGCATTACGGGCTTTAGTCCGCTGAAAGACATGCGCAAGCCGGATGCCCACTTCCGTACGACCGATGAAATGCTCAAGGAATTTGCATTCCTTGGAGAAGCGCGGGCGTATGAAGTCGTTGTGACCAATACGGTGCAGCTTGCCGAGCGCTTTGAGCCGTTTGACCTGTTCCCACCGGAGCTGTTCACGCCGATTATGGAGGGAGCGGAAGAGGAAATCCGCACCACCTGCTACAATACAGCTAAAGGATTTTATGGCGAGGATCTGCCGCAAGTCGTCATTGACCGGTTGGAGAAAGAACTCGTTCCGATCATTAAATTCGGATTTTCCGCGAACTATTTAATTTCCGAGCGTCTAGTGAAAAAATCGAATGAGGACGGCTATTTGGTCGGCTCCAGGGGTTCGGTTGGGTCCTCCGTTGTTGCTACGTTTCTCGGCATATCCGAGGTTAACCCGCTGCCAGCGCATTATATGTGCATAAATCCAGCGTGCAAGCATAGCGAATGGTTTCTCGACGGCAGCATACCGAGCGGCTTTGACCTGCCGAACAAAACTTGCCCAAAATGCGGAGAGCCGCTTAAGGGCGAAGGCCAAGACATTCCATTCGAGACGTTCCTGGGCTTCAAAGGCGATAAAGTTCCCGATATCGATCTTAACTTCTCTGGCGAATACCAGCCGATCGCCCATAACTACACGAAGGTGCTGTTCGGGGAAAAAGCGGTATTCCGGGCCGGGACGATTGGTACGGTAGCGGAGAAAACAGGCTTCGGCTTTGCCAAGAAATATGAAGAAGCGAATGGTAAAAAATGGCGCGGTGCCGAGCTGTCCAGGCTGGCTGCCGGTGTAACGGGCGTTAAGCGCAGCACGGGTCAGCATCCGGGCGGTATCGTCGTTGTGCCGGATTACATCGAAGTAGAGGATGTAACACCTGTTCAATATCCGGCCGATGACGTAAATGCTGAATGGAAGACGACCCATTTTGACTATCATGCCTTTGAGACGAATTTGCTCAAGCTCGATATACTGGGACACGATGATCCGACAATGATGCGGATGCTTCAGGATTTGACTGATGTTGATCCAACAACGATCCCAATGAACGATCCTAAAGTCATGAGCATGTTCAATTCGACCAAAGCGCTTGATGTTTCACCAGAGAAAATTCGTACGCCAGTAGCCACATATGGCGTTCCGGAGATGGGTACGAAGTTCGTTCGGCAAATGCTTCAGGAGACGCAGCCGTCTTCCTTTGCCGATTTGCTGCAAATTTCCGGCTTGTCCCACGGAACCGGCGTTTGGCTCGGCAATGCGCAGGAGCTCATTAAGAAGGGAACCTGTAATATCAAAACCGTTATTGGCTGCCGGGATGATATTATGCTTTATTTAATTTACAAGGCGGGCATGGATGCTGGCCTCGCCTTCAAAATTACCGAGAGCGTGCGTAAGGGCAAGGGGCTTTCCGACGAATGGATCGAAGAGATGAAGCGCTGTAAAGTGCCGCAGTGGTACATTGACTCCTGCTTGCGCATTGAGTATATGTTTCCAAAGGCGCATGCCGCGGCCTATGTTATATCGGCGGTGCGGACTGCCTACTTCAAGCTGTATTATCCAATTGCTTATTATGCGACTTACTTTACCGTGCGGGCGGAAGATTTCGACCTGGAAATATTGTGCCAAGGCTACGATGCAATCAAGCGCAAGCTGATCGAAATTGAAGAAAAAGGCTTTGCGGCGCTGCCCAAGGAGAAAGCGAGCATCTCGCTGCTCGAGATGGCGCTTGAAATGACAGCGCGCGGCTTCTCTTTTAAACCGATTGATCTGTACCGTTCGGATGCGACAAAATTCCAAGTCGATGGCGATTCGCTCGTGCCTCCGTTTGCGGCGATTCCGGGTATTGGTGAAAATGCCGCACGCAATATTGCCGCTTCCCGTAATGATGGCGAGTACTTGTCGATTGAGGATTTCCAGCAAAGATCGAAGGCAAGTAAAACGATTGTCGAGGTGCTCAACGGGATGGGCTGTTTCCGAGGATTGCCCGAATCGAACCAGCTCTCGTTGTTTTAA
- the proS gene encoding proline--tRNA ligase, translated as MSKDKKFVSEITPQSEDFSKWYIDVIKKAELMDYSPVRGCIIFRPEGYELWENIQRDLDRRFKETGHRNAYFPLFIPESFFQKEKEHVEGFNPELPWVTEAAGEKLEERLAIRPTSETMFGHMYAKWIQSYRDLPLLINQWANVVRWEKRTLPFLRTSEFLWQEGHTAHENEEEARQETMQMLGIYRDFVEEFLAIPVVVGQKTPSERFAGAVDTYSIEAMMKDGRAVQAGTSHYLGTKFAVAFDIKYLDRENQLQFAHTTSWGVSTRLIGAMIMVHGDDRGLALPPKVAPTQVIMIPIGPAKTRDQVVGRVDELYAELKKAGVRVKVDDRSDVSPGWKFNEYEMRGIPLRLELGPRDMENGQVVLVSRISGEKKVVEQDNLVAEVEAMLVQIHNEMFEKAKQFREDHFYSVDTLDEMKASQEEQRGFVLAGWCGSDACEKQVKEETGATSRNIPFEPAEKKSTCLVCGDAAEHTVVFARAY; from the coding sequence ATGTCTAAAGATAAAAAATTTGTTTCGGAAATTACGCCGCAAAGCGAGGATTTCTCGAAATGGTATATTGATGTCATTAAAAAAGCCGAGCTTATGGATTATTCGCCGGTGCGCGGATGCATTATTTTTCGCCCGGAAGGTTATGAGCTATGGGAAAATATTCAACGTGACCTGGACCGCCGCTTTAAAGAAACCGGACATCGCAATGCGTATTTCCCGCTCTTTATTCCAGAAAGCTTTTTCCAGAAGGAAAAGGAGCATGTCGAGGGCTTTAATCCTGAGCTTCCTTGGGTAACAGAAGCAGCAGGCGAGAAGCTTGAGGAGCGCCTGGCTATTCGTCCAACCTCGGAGACGATGTTTGGGCATATGTATGCCAAATGGATTCAATCGTACCGCGACCTGCCGCTGCTCATTAACCAATGGGCGAATGTAGTCCGCTGGGAGAAGCGCACATTGCCTTTCCTGCGCACAAGCGAGTTTCTATGGCAGGAAGGCCATACGGCGCATGAGAATGAAGAGGAAGCTCGTCAAGAAACGATGCAAATGCTCGGCATTTACCGTGACTTTGTTGAGGAATTTCTGGCGATTCCGGTCGTTGTTGGACAAAAGACGCCCTCGGAGCGTTTTGCGGGCGCTGTAGATACGTATTCGATTGAAGCGATGATGAAGGATGGACGTGCTGTACAGGCGGGAACTTCTCATTACTTGGGAACGAAATTTGCCGTAGCATTTGATATTAAATATTTGGACCGTGAAAATCAGCTGCAATTTGCCCACACGACCTCATGGGGGGTAAGTACCCGTCTCATAGGTGCGATGATTATGGTGCATGGTGACGATCGTGGTCTTGCATTGCCGCCTAAAGTCGCGCCAACACAAGTGATTATGATCCCTATTGGTCCAGCGAAAACGCGCGATCAAGTTGTCGGCCGGGTCGATGAGCTGTACGCCGAGCTTAAAAAAGCGGGTGTTCGCGTCAAGGTGGATGACCGTTCGGACGTAAGCCCTGGCTGGAAGTTCAATGAATATGAAATGCGCGGCATTCCGCTTCGCCTGGAGCTTGGGCCACGTGATATGGAAAATGGACAAGTTGTACTCGTATCCCGCATTAGCGGCGAGAAGAAGGTAGTCGAGCAGGATAATCTTGTCGCTGAAGTAGAAGCGATGCTTGTGCAAATCCATAATGAAATGTTTGAGAAAGCAAAGCAGTTCCGCGAGGATCATTTCTATTCGGTAGATACGCTGGATGAAATGAAGGCATCGCAAGAGGAGCAGCGCGGCTTTGTGCTTGCAGGCTGGTGCGGCTCGGACGCATGCGAGAAGCAGGTCAAGGAAGAGACGGGAGCAACAAGCCGCAACATTCCTTTCGAGCCTGCCGAGAAAAAGAGCACATGCCTCGTCTGCGGCGACGCTGCCGAGCATACAGTCGTTTTCGCTCGCGCTTACTAG
- the rseP gene encoding RIP metalloprotease RseP encodes METIQIVLLTVLVFFVIVTIHEWGHYYFAKRAGILVREFAIGFGPKLISIKRGETRFTIRLVPAGGFVRMAGEDPEIVDVASGQTIAIKLKEDKVTRLYLDRLDERSGVIRGEVTQIDLERDLFVTLDIEGEKERFALHPQALMISKGKETQIAPLDRQFGSKSVAARARAIFAGPFMNFVLAFVLCGAYIQLAGTPENLLVDSISKGMPAEKAQLQSGDMIQAINGTPIGTDYDKMIEIIGGSPGVPIQMDIVRGGVAQKIELTPAPDDQGVGKVGITAAYKTRSATITETVTGAGKLMKQMTVIIFEGFKKLVTGDFKLDDLGGPVRTAEVTSQIAKQGIAELTRWTAMLSLYLGIFNLLPIPALDGSRLIFLGLEALRGRPIDPNRESMVHFVGFALIMLLMLVVTYNDILRLVRGES; translated from the coding sequence ATGGAGACGATTCAGATTGTTTTATTAACCGTGCTCGTGTTTTTTGTAATCGTGACTATCCACGAATGGGGCCACTATTATTTTGCCAAACGAGCAGGGATATTGGTTAGGGAATTTGCCATTGGTTTTGGACCTAAGCTCATTTCCATTAAGCGCGGCGAGACGCGATTTACCATTCGCCTCGTTCCGGCAGGTGGCTTCGTCCGTATGGCAGGCGAGGACCCGGAAATTGTGGACGTTGCCTCTGGGCAGACAATTGCCATCAAGCTTAAAGAGGATAAGGTAACGAGATTGTACCTGGACCGTCTAGATGAGCGCAGCGGCGTCATCCGTGGCGAAGTGACTCAGATCGACTTGGAAAGGGATTTGTTCGTTACGCTCGACATTGAAGGCGAGAAGGAACGTTTTGCGCTGCATCCACAAGCATTGATGATTAGCAAAGGCAAAGAAACGCAAATTGCCCCGCTGGACAGACAGTTTGGCAGCAAATCGGTAGCTGCGCGGGCACGGGCTATTTTTGCCGGTCCGTTTATGAATTTTGTGCTGGCGTTTGTATTGTGTGGCGCTTATATTCAACTCGCGGGTACACCGGAAAATTTGCTCGTGGATTCGATTAGCAAGGGGATGCCGGCAGAAAAGGCCCAATTGCAAAGCGGCGACATGATTCAAGCGATTAATGGCACGCCAATTGGTACGGATTATGATAAAATGATTGAGATTATTGGCGGTTCGCCTGGCGTGCCGATTCAAATGGATATTGTGCGCGGCGGCGTAGCGCAGAAGATCGAGCTGACGCCAGCTCCGGATGACCAAGGAGTCGGTAAAGTCGGGATCACGGCTGCTTACAAGACGCGCTCTGCAACGATTACAGAAACGGTAACCGGTGCAGGCAAGCTGATGAAGCAGATGACCGTAATCATTTTTGAAGGCTTCAAGAAGCTCGTAACCGGTGATTTTAAGCTGGATGATTTGGGCGGGCCTGTGCGTACAGCAGAGGTAACCAGCCAAATTGCCAAGCAGGGCATCGCCGAATTGACGCGATGGACCGCCATGCTGAGCTTGTATTTGGGGATTTTCAACCTGCTGCCCATTCCAGCACTGGATGGAAGCAGACTTATTTTTCTCGGGCTGGAGGCGCTGCGCGGCAGGCCGATTGACCCGAACCGGGAAAGCATGGTTCATTTCGTCGGCTTTGCGCTCATTATGCTGCTGATGCTGGTAGTAACCTATAACGATATTTTGCGATTGGTGCGAGGGGAGTCTTAA
- a CDS encoding 1-deoxy-D-xylulose-5-phosphate reductoisomerase gives MKKITILGSTGSIGTQTLDVIANDPERFQVVGLSAGSNTDLLIEQAIRFKPSIVCLSTKEAAEAVASSLPAGTRVIFGEQGLIELAGETEADIVVTAIMGSRGLPATLAAIEAGKMIGLANKETLVTAGHIVMERARQKGVSIIPIDSEHSAIFQCLNGEDRRSLNQLTLTASGGSFRDRTREQLKGVTVAEALNHPNWSMGAKITIDSATMANKGLEVIEAHWLFDVTYDQIHVLVHPESIIHSYVEFTDHSVIAQLGLPDMRVPIQYALTYPHRYPTPTGRLDLAAIGKLHFREMDFERYPCLRLAFECGKAGQSAPTVYNAANEVAVARFLAGEIEFLDIERTIEEVLTRHSVTVVDTLEAIAEVDSWARRMAAIV, from the coding sequence ATGAAAAAAATAACGATTCTTGGCTCAACAGGCTCCATTGGCACGCAAACGCTGGATGTTATTGCAAACGACCCGGAGCGTTTTCAGGTTGTCGGCTTATCGGCGGGCAGCAATACGGACCTGCTGATTGAGCAGGCGATCCGCTTCAAGCCATCCATCGTTTGCTTGTCAACGAAGGAAGCGGCTGAAGCGGTTGCCTCTTCGCTGCCTGCGGGAACACGGGTCATTTTTGGCGAGCAGGGCTTAATTGAGCTTGCTGGGGAGACGGAAGCCGATATTGTCGTTACGGCGATTATGGGCAGCAGAGGGCTCCCTGCAACGCTTGCTGCCATTGAAGCGGGCAAAATGATTGGCCTTGCGAATAAAGAGACGCTCGTAACGGCAGGTCATATTGTAATGGAACGGGCAAGGCAGAAGGGTGTTTCGATTATACCGATTGACAGCGAGCATTCGGCTATTTTTCAGTGCCTGAATGGAGAAGATCGCAGATCGCTTAACCAGCTTACGCTGACTGCCTCAGGCGGCTCATTCCGCGATCGCACGCGCGAGCAATTGAAAGGTGTTACGGTGGCGGAAGCGCTGAACCATCCTAATTGGTCCATGGGTGCTAAAATCACAATCGATTCTGCCACAATGGCTAATAAAGGGCTGGAAGTTATTGAAGCCCATTGGCTGTTTGATGTTACATACGATCAAATCCATGTTCTTGTTCATCCAGAGAGTATCATTCATTCTTATGTGGAGTTTACTGACCATAGCGTAATTGCGCAGCTGGGACTGCCTGATATGCGCGTACCGATTCAATATGCGCTAACATATCCGCATCGCTATCCAACGCCTACCGGCCGGCTTGATTTGGCTGCGATTGGCAAGCTTCATTTTCGAGAGATGGACTTTGAACGGTATCCGTGCCTGCGTCTGGCTTTCGAATGCGGCAAAGCGGGACAATCGGCGCCAACGGTATATAATGCGGCGAATGAGGTAGCGGTGGCCCGGTTTCTTGCTGGCGAAATTGAATTTCTGGATATTGAACGCACGATTGAGGAAGTGCTCACTCGCCATTCTGTAACGGTAGTTGATACTCTTGAAGCTATCGCTGAAGTCGACAGCTGGGCACGTCGAATGGCTGCTATTGTGTAA
- a CDS encoding phosphatidate cytidylyltransferase — translation MKQRIVTGVVAGAFFIALAVAGSWLYAGLLVLLAMVGFTEYVKMNGQAWAHPASLLGYAGVLFFVLPWNLIGVETPSFMFVTWVLAFLLLALTVLTKNKTTIDHAALMLLGALYVGMGFGAMNAVRQMDDHGLFWTFLLLGCIWSSDIGAYFAGKAFGKNKLWPSISPNKTIEGALGGVVLSLVVAAIGAFFFPDVIVFGKALLIGLLAAVAGQFGDLIQSAYKRVRDIKDTGRILPGHGGVLDRCDSWIIVFPLIVLSGLLPM, via the coding sequence TTGAAACAGCGAATAGTGACGGGAGTAGTAGCAGGCGCATTTTTTATTGCGCTTGCAGTAGCGGGAAGCTGGCTATATGCTGGTCTGCTCGTATTGCTCGCGATGGTAGGCTTTACTGAATATGTCAAGATGAACGGCCAAGCTTGGGCTCATCCGGCTTCATTGCTCGGATACGCGGGTGTGCTGTTTTTTGTGCTACCATGGAACCTAATTGGGGTAGAAACGCCATCCTTCATGTTTGTAACGTGGGTGCTGGCCTTTTTGCTGCTTGCTTTAACGGTCTTGACCAAAAACAAAACAACGATTGATCATGCGGCACTTATGCTGCTCGGTGCGCTGTACGTTGGGATGGGCTTTGGAGCGATGAATGCGGTAAGACAGATGGATGATCATGGTTTGTTTTGGACATTTTTGCTTCTTGGCTGCATATGGTCCTCCGACATTGGCGCCTATTTTGCCGGGAAGGCTTTTGGCAAAAACAAGCTCTGGCCATCCATTAGTCCGAACAAAACGATTGAGGGGGCGCTCGGAGGCGTTGTGCTGTCGCTTGTTGTAGCAGCTATCGGAGCTTTTTTCTTTCCCGACGTCATCGTATTTGGCAAAGCGCTTCTTATTGGGCTTCTTGCTGCTGTAGCCGGACAGTTTGGCGATTTAATTCAATCCGCTTACAAACGAGTGCGTGATATTAAAGATACAGGCCGCATATTGCCTGGGCATGGCGGCGTTTTGGACCGTTGCGACAGCTGGATTATCGTATTTCCGTTGATCGTGCTCTCCGGTCTGCTTCCCATGTAA
- a CDS encoding isoprenyl transferase: protein MISRLWAKFSKSSPRPAAPPQWGDVPKHVAVIMDGNGRWAKDRGLPRIAGHHSGMKAVRRITMAADRLGVKYLTLYAFSTENWKRPKDEVDFLMKLPQQFLEIEIDDLMQKNVQVRVMGHREDLPSFTIKALDEAMSKTANNTGLVLTFALNYGSRKEMLEAIKEIAADVQEGRLTCDQIDDHVMSSHLLTRDLPDPDLLIRTSGELRLSNFMLWQLAYSEMWFTDVYWPEFSEAHFEEAIEEYGRRARRYGGL, encoded by the coding sequence ATGATCAGTCGACTTTGGGCTAAATTTAGCAAATCGTCCCCACGTCCGGCAGCGCCGCCACAATGGGGCGACGTGCCTAAACATGTTGCTGTTATTATGGATGGAAACGGGCGTTGGGCCAAAGACCGTGGATTACCGCGAATAGCGGGTCATCATTCCGGGATGAAAGCGGTCAGACGTATTACGATGGCAGCAGACCGGCTCGGCGTTAAATATTTAACGCTTTATGCTTTTTCGACGGAAAACTGGAAAAGGCCTAAAGACGAAGTTGATTTTTTAATGAAGCTCCCTCAGCAATTTCTAGAAATTGAAATAGACGATTTGATGCAAAAAAATGTTCAGGTTCGCGTCATGGGGCACAGGGAGGATCTCCCGTCCTTTACGATTAAAGCGTTGGACGAAGCAATGAGCAAGACGGCAAATAATACGGGACTCGTACTTACTTTTGCGCTAAACTATGGCAGCCGCAAGGAAATGCTTGAAGCGATCAAGGAGATCGCAGCGGATGTGCAAGAAGGACGGCTCACCTGTGACCAAATAGATGATCATGTGATGAGTTCGCATTTATTGACCCGCGACCTTCCAGATCCTGATCTGCTGATTCGCACGAGCGGAGAATTGCGTTTAAGCAATTTTATGCTTTGGCAGCTTGCCTATAGCGAAATGTGGTTTACGGACGTCTATTGGCCTGAATTTTCAGAGGCCCATTTCGAAGAAGCGATTGAGGAGTATGGGCGGCGCGCACGGCGATATGGCGGACTATAA
- the frr gene encoding ribosome recycling factor produces the protein MPQAIKKNAEERMEKAIGALRRDLASLRAGRASAALLDRVQVEYYGALTPVAQLANINTPDSRTLMIQPWDKTSLAAIEKAIMKSDLGLTPANDGSTIRISIPPLTEERRTDLVKMTKRFGEEAKVAVRNIRRDANDDVKKLEKTDISEDESRRHQDDIQKLTDRFIVEVDKVLVAKEKEIMEV, from the coding sequence ATGCCTCAAGCTATTAAGAAAAATGCCGAAGAACGCATGGAGAAAGCGATCGGTGCACTGCGCCGCGATTTGGCCAGCCTGCGTGCAGGCCGCGCATCAGCAGCTTTGCTTGATCGTGTGCAAGTTGAATATTACGGCGCATTGACACCAGTTGCACAACTGGCCAACATTAATACGCCGGATTCCCGGACGCTGATGATTCAGCCGTGGGATAAAACCTCCCTAGCAGCTATTGAAAAAGCGATTATGAAATCGGATCTTGGTTTGACGCCAGCTAATGACGGCTCAACAATTCGCATTTCGATTCCGCCGCTGACCGAGGAGCGCCGTACCGATCTTGTCAAAATGACGAAAAGATTCGGTGAAGAAGCGAAGGTAGCTGTCCGCAACATCCGTCGCGATGCGAATGATGATGTGAAGAAGCTGGAGAAAACGGACATTTCAGAAGATGAGTCCCGTCGTCATCAAGATGACATTCAAAAGCTGACAGACCGTTTTATCGTAGAAGTGGATAAAGTATTGGTAGCTAAAGAAAAAGAAATTATGGAAGTATAA